A section of the Streptomyces xinghaiensis S187 genome encodes:
- a CDS encoding PTS-dependent dihydroxyacetone kinase phosphotransferase subunit DhaM, whose product MVLVSHSREVAESTARLARDLVGAGDPSPVVAAGGAEAGGIGTSSELVRRAVARADEGAGVVVLCDMGSAVLTVKTLLADTGPDALPEGVRIADAPFVEGAVATVVTASAGADLGMVLSAADDARTFRKL is encoded by the coding sequence GTGGTGCTCGTCTCGCACAGTCGTGAAGTGGCCGAATCCACCGCCCGGTTGGCCCGGGACCTGGTGGGTGCCGGAGACCCCTCGCCGGTCGTCGCCGCGGGCGGCGCGGAGGCCGGGGGGATCGGCACCAGCTCCGAGCTGGTCCGGCGGGCGGTCGCGCGGGCCGACGAGGGAGCGGGGGTCGTGGTGCTCTGCGACATGGGCAGCGCGGTGCTCACCGTCAAGACCCTGCTGGCCGACACCGGCCCGGACGCGCTGCCGGAGGGCGTACGGATCGCGGACGCGCCGTTCGTCGAGGGCGCGGTGGCGACCGTGGTCACGGCCTCCGCCGGGGCCGATCTCGGCATGGTGCTGTCGGCGGCCGACGACGCCCGCACCTTCCGCAAACTCTGA